The following are encoded in a window of Amaranthus tricolor cultivar Red isolate AtriRed21 chromosome 2, ASM2621246v1, whole genome shotgun sequence genomic DNA:
- the LOC130805597 gene encoding uncharacterized mitochondrial protein AtMg00810-like, with translation MTIPEGYTQSKNDYSVFSKKTSTSITILVVYVDDIIITGDNLFLIQSTKAHLKKIFGIKDLGKLNYFLEFEVTYIDDGLVLSQHKFTTDLLHDSGLTSFKNVVSPLPLNLKLQSNDSLLYDNQPLMLKPIHVESNRKSFQSLNTHIELCGCHIWSRNTPLRQ, from the exons ATGACAATACCTGAAG GATATACACAGTCTAAGAATGATTATTCCGTGTTCTCCAAGAAGACTAGTACTTCCATCACCATCTTGGTCGTTTATGTCGATGATATTATCATCACTGGCGATAACCTTTTTCTGATCCAGTCCACAAAAGCTCATCTTAAGAAAATATTTGGCATTAAAGATTTGGGAAAACTTAATTATTTTCTCGAATTTGAGGTCACATACATTGATGACGGACTTGTTCTAAGCCAACACAAGTTTACTACTGATCTATTACATGATTCTGGTTTGACTTcttttaaaaatgtggtttcaCCTTTACCCCTAAACCTCAAACTTCAGTCTAATGACTCTCTTCTCTACGATAATCAACCTCTAAT GCTTAAGCCAATTCATGTAGAATCCAATCGAAAATCATTTCAAAGCCTTAACACACATATTGAATTATGTGGCTGCCACATCTGGTCAAGGAATACTCCTCTAAGGCAGTGA